The Abditibacteriota bacterium DNA window ACAACGCCAACGGCGTGTTTGAAATGTCCGGCGCCCTCAAGGAGCCCGACGTGGATCCCAACGCTCAGCAGATAGTGGCCAACCTGGACGCCGTGGGCAACACCACCAAGGCTCTGACCAAGGGTCTGGCCATCGCCACGGCAGTCATCGCCGCCGTGTCCCTGTTCCACTCCTTCATGGAGGATGCCGGCCTGACCGCCATCGCAGTGGACAAGACCCACATCTTCATAGGTCTCCTCATCGGAGGCGCCATTCCCTTTATGTTCTCCTCCATGGCCATCAACGCCGTGAACAGAGCAGCCTTTGACCTGGTGCGGGAGGTCCGCAGACAGTTCAGAGAGATCAAGGGCATCATGGACTACGACCCCAGAAGCGGCAGCGAGGAGGGCAAGCCCGACTACCAGAAGTGCGTGGAGATATCCACCGCCGCCGCTCAGACAGAGCTGCTGAGCCCTGCTCTCCTGGCAGTGTGCTCCCCCGTATTTATCGCCTTCTCTCTGGGCGTTGACGCCCTGGGCGGCTTCCTGGCCGGCGCCATCCTGTCCGGTCAGCTCCTGGCTGTGCTGCTGTCCAACGCCGGCGGCCTCTGGGACAACGCCAAGAAGAAGATCGAAGACGGTATGTTCGGAGGCAAGGGCACCGAAGAGCACAAGGCCACCGTGGTGGGCGACACCGTAGGCGACCCCTTCAAGGATACCGCCGGCCCCGCCATCAACCCTCTGATCAAGGTCATGAACCTGGTCGCTCTGCTGCTGGCTCCCATCCTGGTGCTGGACGAGTTCGGCTATATGCCGGTCTCTCCCATGGTCCGGGTGGTGGTCAGCGTGGTAGCCGCCTGCCTGCTGGGCATAGCCATTGTCCGCAGCCGCAGAGGCTCCATCAGCGCCGACGAATAGACTGCAAGATAGTCAAAACCCGCCGTCAGGCGGGTTTTTTCTTTTGGCCGGGGCTTTTGCGTTGATTTATCCCCCGGTTTGTGGTAATATATGTATGATGATTTTTTTGATTACAAGGACGGACACATGGGCAAAAAGGAATTACACGTGATATCCCATACCCACTGGGACAGAGAATGGTATTACACCAGACAGCAGTTCCAGGTGCAGCTGGTGGACCTGTTTGACAACCTGCTGGCCATATTGGACAAGGATCCCACCTTCAAGTTTTTCAATATGGACTGCCAGACCATCGTGCTGGAGGACTACCTGCAGGTCAAGCCCCAGAACAGGGCCAGGCTGGAAAAATACATCCGGGAGGGCCGCATCGTGGTGGGCCCCTGGTATCAGCTGAACGACGAAAACCTGGTCAGCGGCGAGTCCACCGTGCGCAGCCTTCTCATAGGCAGCGCCATAGCCAATGAGTTCGGAGCCCGTTCCGACGTGGGCTATCTGCCCGACCAGTTCGGCAACGTGTCCCAGATGCCTCAGATATTCAGGGGCTTCGGGCTGGACTCCTCCATCATGGGCCGGGGCTACAGCCAGAAGGACATCCACGTGGACCGGCAGTCCATGGAGTTCATCTGGAAGGGCGCCGACGGCTCCGAGGTCCTGGCTTCCGCCATGGCCTTCTGGTACAACAACTTCGAGCGCATCCCCGAGGACGAGGAGCAGGCCCTGGAGTTCGTGGACGGCGTGTGTGAGCGCATGCTGCCTCTGGCGGCCACCGACACCCTGCTCCTGATGAACGGCGTGGACCATTTTGAGCCCCAGCACAACGTGGGCCAGCTCATAGACAAGCTCAATGAAAAGCTGGACGACCGGGTGCTCATCCACTCCACTCTGGACAGATACGTGGCAGCCATCAAAAAGGCCGTCAGTGACAAGGGCATAGACCTGCGGATCTATCCCGAGGCGGAGCTGCGGTATGACGACAACTACAACGTGCTGGCGGGCACTCTCACGGCCAGGCTCTATCTGAAGCAGGCCAACAACGAGTGCGAGCAGTATCTGGAAAAGGTGGCGGAGCCCGTCAACGCCTTCAATCTCATCACCGGCGGCGAGTATTACTCCGACTTTATCCGCCTGGCCTGGAAGACCCTCATGCAGAATCATCCCCACGATTCCATCTGCGGCTGCTCCATAGACCGGGTGCACAAGGACATGGAGGCCCGTTTCTCCCAGGTGAAGGAATGGACCGAGCGGGTCACCAAGAAGGCCGCCTGGCAGCTGACGGAAAAGATAGGCACCACCGACAAGACCATCGTGGTCTTCAATCCTCTCAACTTTGTCCGGTCGGAGGTCATGGACGTGGACCTCTACTATCAGCTCAACGACAAGACCAGGGGCGTGCCCCTGCCTCCCGACCCGACGAGAGACGTGCAGGCCTTCAAAATAGTGGACCCTCAGGGGGAGGAGATACCCTTCTACGTGCTGGACAACAAGGTGGAGATCCGGGAGATCACCCATCCGGTGGTGCTGCCCATGGCCGCCCGCTTCCGCCATTACAGGCTGAAGCTGCTGGCCCGGGACGTGCCCGCTATGGGCTACAAGGCCTTTACGGTGGTGCCCCAGCCCTCCTGGCCCCGGTTTGAGAAGAGCTTTGTGCCCAAGCTCTACAAGAAGAACGCCATCACCAACGGCCTGGTCACCGTGAAGCTGGACAAGAACTCGGTGCACATCAAGGACCTGACCCTGGGCAAGACCATAGACAACGCCGGCATGATAGAGGAGAGCGGCTGCCACGGCGACGAATACCGCTTCATCGCCCCTGCCGACGACACTGTGTACAGCTCCCTGGGCGCCATGAAGAGCTTTGCCGTCAAGGACCAGTCCCCCGTGTCCGCCTCCCTCATAGTCAGCTATGACATGCAGGTGCCCGAGACCACCGACGTCCACGGCCGCAGCGACAAGCTGGTCAGCTGCCCCGTCACCGTCACCTACACGGTGAACGCCGGCTCTCCGAGAGTGGATATACGGACCGAGATAGAGAACAATGCCAAAAACCACCGGTTCAGGATGATGTTCCCCACGGGCATATCCTCCGACAGCGCCTTTGCGGAGATGCCTTTTGACGTGTATGAGCGCAGCAAGGAGCGCCCTGCCGACTGGCACAACTACAACCCCGGCTGCGCCCAGAAGACCTTTGTGTGCCTGTCCGACGGCATAGACGGCGTCACCGTCATCAACAAGGGCCTGCCCGAATACGAGGCTCTGTCGGACAAGGATTCCACCCTGGCCGTCACCCTGCTGAGAAGCACGGGCATCCTCTCCGGCGGCGGAGACGTGGCCAACGACAAGTTCACTCCCGACGCCCAGTGCCTGGGCAAGCGGACCGCCGAGACGGCCATCTGCATGCACAAGGGCAGCTACGCCGACTCGGTCAGCTGGAACTACGCTCACAGCTTCAACGCCCCCATGTATTACAAGCAGACGGACGCCCACGAAGGCGAGCTGCCTCAGGAATGCTCCTTCGTGACCATCTCCGAGCCCAGAGTGGCCTTCTCCGCCCTGAAAAAGGCCGAGAGGGACAACGCGGTCATCCTCAGGGTGTACAACCCCACCGGAGAGCTGCTGGAGGGCGTGCGCATAGGCTTTACCGCCGGCTGCAAGGCCGCCAGGCTGGTGAACCTGAACGAAGAGACCATAGAGCCTCTCGCCATGGAGGAGGGCGCCGTGACTATGGACATAGGTCCCAAGAAGATAGTCACCATAGCCTTTGACCTGGAAAAGGAATACGAGAGACCCTATCCTCCTCAGTATATGGAAAACTCCTGACACACACAAGTCCATCGCAGGCGGCGGGACCCCGGTCCCGCCGCCTGTTCCCTCTTGAATATACGGTCCCTTTTGTGATAAAATCTATTAGTGTGAAACACTCAAGGGAGCAGCTATGGACGGCATCATCAATCCTCATTCCGATTTTGACACGGCAAAGCAAGAATTTATCAATTGCCTGAAGAACAATCTGCAGCGGCGTCTGGCCAAAAACAACATCAACACCAACGAGTACGACCGTTATATGGCTCTGGCCTACACGGTGCTGGACCACATGGTGGACAGATGGATCGAGACGGACCGGGCCTACTCCGCAGTGAGGCCCAAGCGCATCCACTACATATCCATGGAGTTTCTGATGGGGCGGGCCCTGTCCAACAACCTCATCAGCCTGGGGCTCTACGACGTGGCCCGGGAGGCTCTCATGGAGCTGGGCTACGACCTGGAGGAGACGGCGGACTTTGAAAAGGACGCGGCTCTGGGCAACGGAGGCCTGGGGCGGCTGGCCGCCTGTTTTCTGGACTCCATGACCAACCTGGGCATCCCCACCCACGGCTACGGCATCCTGTACGAATACGGCATGATGAAGCAGACCATCGAGCGGGACCGGCAGAGGGAAAAGCCCGACGTGTGGCTGAACATACCCTATCCCTGGGCCATCAGCCGCGTCACGGAGACCACCGAGGTGAACTTTGGGGGCTACGTGAGCCGCGAGGGCACTGACACCACCAAAGAGAGCCGCTGGCACACCTCCGAAAAGCTGCTGGCGGAGGCCCACGACATCCCCGTGTACGGCTACAACAATTCCAACGTAAACGTGCTGCGGCTGTGGTCCGCCCACTCGGCCAGCGAGTTCAACCTGGACTCCTTTTCCGAGGGCCGCTATATGGACGCCTGCCAGGCCCAGGTGCTGTCGGAGAACGTGACCAAGGTGCTCTATCCCAACGACAGCGACATGAGCGGCAAGAGGCTCCGCTTCCAGCAGGAATACTTTTTGGTGGCTGCCTCCCTGCGGGACATAGTCAACAGATTTTACCGGGAGCACGGGGGCAACTGGGACGTGTTTGCCGACAAGGTGGGCATACAGCTCAACGACACCCATCCGGGCCTGAGCATAGCCGAGCTCATGCGCATCATGGTGGACGAGGAACACATAGGCTGGGACAAGGCCTGGGACATCACTCAGAAGGTGTTTGCCTACACCAATCACACGGTGCTGCCCGTGGCCCTGTAGGAGTGGCCCATCAGCCTGCTGGAGGAGCTGCTGCCCCGGCATATGGAGATCATCTACAACATCAACCATTTCTTCATGGAGCAGGTGGGCATCAAGTATCCCGGGGACGACGGCAAAAAGCAGCGTATGTCCATCATCAACGACCGGAGCAGGCGGGTGCGCATAGCCAATCTGTCCGTGGTGGGCTCCCACAAGGTGAACGGAGTGGCCGCCCTCCACAGCGAGCTGCTGAAGACCACCCTGTTCAGGGATTTTGCCCAGATGTATCCCGAGCGGTTCACCAACGTGACCAACGGCGTGACGCCCCGCCGCTGGATGTTTGCCGCCAATCCCCTGCTCACGGAGCTCATCAGGGAGGCCATAGGCGACGGCTGGATGCGGGACCTGGAGCGGCTGCGGGAGCTGGAGCCCTTTGCGGAGGACGCCGGCTTCAGGGAGAGCTGGACCCGGGTGAAGAAGGCCAACAAGGAGCGCTTTGCCGCTTTTCTCAGCAGGGACGCCGGCCTCCGGTCGGACCCCTCCTTTATGCTGGACGTGCAGGTGAAGAGGATACACTTCTACAAGAGGCAGCTGCTGTTTCTCCTGTATATCCTCTACAGATATTTTGACCTGAAGGAGGACCCGTCCAAATATCCGGTGCCCCGGTCCTTTGTCATGGGAGGCAAGGCTTCTCCCAGCTACCACGCCGCCAAGGAGCTCATCTATTTTGCCAACCGGGTGTCCCACATCATCGGCAGCGATCCGGACGTGCGGGACAGGATGGGCTTTGTTTTCCTGCCGGACTACCGGGTCAGCGCCGCGGAGATAGTCATGCCCGCCGCCGACCTGTCGGAGCAGATATCCACCGCCGGCTACGAGGCCTCCGGCACGGGCAATATGAAGTTTGCCCTCAACGGGGCCCTGACCATAGGCACCCTGGACGGCGCCAACGTGGAGATCAGGGACTGCGTGGGGGAGGACAACATCTTCATCTTCGGCCTCAACGACACGGAGGTCCGGGAGCTGCGGCCCGGCTACGACCCCGCCGCCTTTGCCGCCCGCATACCGGGCCTGCAGAAGATATTTGACCTCATCAGAGGCGACTTTTTCTGCGCGGACAATCCCGGGGGCCTGCGGTTCTTCGCGGACTATCTCACCGGGCAGGACGAGTATATGGTCATGGCGGACTTTGAGTCCTATCTCAGGGCCCAGAACGAGGCGGACCTGCTCTACACCAGGCCGGAGGAATGGGCCCGCAAGTCCATTCTGAACGTGGCCCGGTCGGGCTACTTCTCCTCGGACAGGAGCATCAGGGAATACAACGACAAGATATGGGGAGCCATGCCCGTGGTGGTGCCCCGCACCGAATACGGCAAGGGGAAATAGAGACATGTTTCTGTTCCGTCTGCCCCGCCTCATGAGCCGCCTGTCCCTGGCGGTGGTCATAGCCCTGCTGGCGGGCGGCATGTATTACAAGAACAAGGAATTCGTGGCCCTGGGGGGCGTGCTGTACAAATACAGAGGCGCCGCCGCCACGGTGAAGGTGCCGGAGGGCGTGAAGGTCATCGGCAAGGGGGCCTTTGCCAAGAACGCCGCCGTGGAAAGAGTGGAGCTGCCTGACTCGGTGGACAGCGTGAGAGACCTGGCCTTTGCCGGCTGCCCCCGTCTGAAGCGGGTGCGCCTGTCGCCGAACCTGTCCCAGCTGGGCAAGGGGGCCTTTACCGGCTGCGGCAGCCTGGAACGGATCACCATCCCCTCCAAGGTCACCAACATAGAGGAGCTCACCTTTGCCGACTGCAAGTCTCTGGAGAGCGTGACCCTGCCCGCAGGCCTGCTGGCCATCAGAAACGGGGCCTTCACCGGCTGCGGGCGGCTGAAGGAGATAGATTTTCCCTCCCGCCTGGCCACCATAGAGGCGGGAGCCTTCGGGCTGTGCAAGTCCCTGGAGACCGTGAAGCTGGGCCCCTCCGTGACCTTTATAGGCCCGGCGGCCTTTGTGCCCGGGGGCAAGCTGGCCATCAAGGCCAAAGAGGGCTCCGCCGCGGCGGAATACGCCCGTAAAATGCATATCAGGCTGCAGACCTATTGATATCCCCGGGGGAGACAGGGTTGGACAACACAGATATCAAGCGGCTGGTCTTTTCTTTTCTGGACAGAGTGGAAAAGCCGGGCCGGTACACCGGAGGCGAGCTGAACTCCGCGCCGCGGAACGGCGGGGAGAAGGCCGCCTTTTGCCTGTGCTTCCCCGACATCTACGAGGTGGGCATGAGCAACCTGGGCCTCAGGATACTCTACGCCGTCCTCAACGCGGAGCCGGACACCGTGTGCGAGCGCTGCTTTGCTCCCGCCGCCGATATGAGGCGGCTGATGGAGGAGGCGGGCGCCCCCCTCTATTCTCTCGAATCCTTTGCCCCTCTCTCTTCCTTTGACGCCGTGGGCTTTTCCATGGCCTACGAGCTGTGCTACACCACCGTGCTGGACATGCTGCGGCAGGGAGGCATCCCCGTCTTTTCCCGGGACAGGGGGGACCGGGACCCCATAGTCATAGCCGGAGGGCACACCGCCACCAATCCCGCCCCCATGGAGCCCTTTATAGACGCCTTTGCCATAGGCGACGGCGAAGATACCATACTGGACGTGAAGAACGCCGTCACAGCCCACAAGGGCAGCCGCCGGGACATACTGGAGGCCCTGGCCCGGGTGGAGGGGGTCTACGTGCCCGGCCTGACCCGGACCCGGACGGAGGCCCGGCTGGCGCGGGATATGGACAGGGCGCCTTTTCCCCTGAGGCCGGTGATACCCAATATACGCATAGTCCACGAGCGGGTGATGCTGGAGGTCATGCGGGGCTGCTCCCGGGGCTGCCGCTTCTGTCAGGCGGGCTTTATACAGAGGC harbors:
- a CDS encoding sodium-translocating pyrophosphatase, with product IPEDDPRNAATIADNVGDNVGDCAGMAADVFESYEVTLVAAIILGAATATTGASGASILAMVVYPLLIRAIGVFASIIGIYSVHGSDDIKSDPMKPISNGYILSGILAIIGFFAVSYVVFQKQPVEIEGQIIDWWRFALANLFGVVLAFIIEKLTQYYTATDSRPVSECAASSKTGPATVILSGFGSGLESAVWSLVAVGVAVLASAIIFPQHAILAAYGVALSGLGLLSTTGFMLAMDTYGPISDNANGVFEMSGALKEPDVDPNAQQIVANLDAVGNTTKALTKGLAIATAVIAAVSLFHSFMEDAGLTAIAVDKTHIFIGLLIGGAIPFMFSSMAINAVNRAAFDLVREVRRQFREIKGIMDYDPRSGSEEGKPDYQKCVEISTAAAQTELLSPALLAVCSPVFIAFSLGVDALGGFLAGAILSGQLLAVLLSNAGGLWDNAKKKIEDGMFGGKGTEEHKATVVGDTVGDPFKDTAGPAINPLIKVMNLVALLLAPILVLDEFGYMPVSPMVRVVVSVVAACLLGIAIVRSRRGSISADE
- a CDS encoding leucine-rich repeat domain-containing protein, which translates into the protein MFLFRLPRLMSRLSLAVVIALLAGGMYYKNKEFVALGGVLYKYRGAAATVKVPEGVKVIGKGAFAKNAAVERVELPDSVDSVRDLAFAGCPRLKRVRLSPNLSQLGKGAFTGCGSLERITIPSKVTNIEELTFADCKSLESVTLPAGLLAIRNGAFTGCGRLKEIDFPSRLATIEAGAFGLCKSLETVKLGPSVTFIGPAAFVPGGKLAIKAKEGSAAAEYARKMHIRLQTY
- the glgP gene encoding glycogen/starch/alpha-glucan family phosphorylase, with the translated sequence MEIIYNINHFFMEQVGIKYPGDDGKKQRMSIINDRSRRVRIANLSVVGSHKVNGVAALHSELLKTTLFRDFAQMYPERFTNVTNGVTPRRWMFAANPLLTELIREAIGDGWMRDLERLRELEPFAEDAGFRESWTRVKKANKERFAAFLSRDAGLRSDPSFMLDVQVKRIHFYKRQLLFLLYILYRYFDLKEDPSKYPVPRSFVMGGKASPSYHAAKELIYFANRVSHIIGSDPDVRDRMGFVFLPDYRVSAAEIVMPAADLSEQISTAGYEASGTGNMKFALNGALTIGTLDGANVEIRDCVGEDNIFIFGLNDTEVRELRPGYDPAAFAARIPGLQKIFDLIRGDFFCADNPGGLRFFADYLTGQDEYMVMADFESYLRAQNEADLLYTRPEEWARKSILNVARSGYFSSDRSIREYNDKIWGAMPVVVPRTEYGKGK
- a CDS encoding glycogen/starch/alpha-glucan phosphorylase, producing the protein MDGIINPHSDFDTAKQEFINCLKNNLQRRLAKNNINTNEYDRYMALAYTVLDHMVDRWIETDRAYSAVRPKRIHYISMEFLMGRALSNNLISLGLYDVAREALMELGYDLEETADFEKDAALGNGGLGRLAACFLDSMTNLGIPTHGYGILYEYGMMKQTIERDRQREKPDVWLNIPYPWAISRVTETTEVNFGGYVSREGTDTTKESRWHTSEKLLAEAHDIPVYGYNNSNVNVLRLWSAHSASEFNLDSFSEGRYMDACQAQVLSENVTKVLYPNDSDMSGKRLRFQQEYFLVAASLRDIVNRFYREHGGNWDVFADKVGIQLNDTHPGLSIAELMRIMVDEEHIGWDKAWDITQKVFAYTNHTVLPVAL